Part of the Trichoplusia ni isolate ovarian cell line Hi5 chromosome 16, tn1, whole genome shotgun sequence genome, ATAAAGAATGTCCTGATTGCTCCGAAACCAGCGAGCCTCCTGTGTGTGGCATAAGACAAGATGGCGAAGGATACAGACTCAGAACATTCCGAAACAAATGCGAACTTACCAAACACAACTGCGTCAAGGGCACACACTTTTTTGTCACCGAGTTTTATCTCTGTAATGACGACAAACCAGCAGCATATGATAATGACGTCACTCAAAAAGAAGGCCCCGCAAAAGAAGCTCAAACGAtcgaaaaattgaaaaaaattaaaccccTGGTTATCGTCTCTGGATCTATGAtcgataaaaacaatattaacgaAAGTATCGATAACTTCTTTGCCTCTACTCACTTAGTGAACATGCCTTTAAAACAGCAATTCCTGAACGAAAGTACACGGAAAGTATTTGCCTCGATATTGGGTCCAAGAGTTATATTCACCCCCTGGACCACTAAACCAAAGAATGTTTCCACTGACTACCTTCATATGCCATTAGTAAAGACCTGCTTCCACAAATGTCCAAcggtacttatattttttatttttctttaacctgCTTTTCAACACGAACATATTTTGAATGTTctatatcaaatcaaataaatttacttacCAACAGcattcaaaagaaaaatctaacctaaaaatatcagcaaaagtaaaaacatttcgatttcaaataaaatttaaagttatttctaaGATTCACTGAAccttaaaatataaagtgaAGTATGTACCTTTAACAAACCCTGAACTTTGCAAAATATCCGAACACATAATTAGGTAGTTAGGTACAGCCACCAACAGAAGGCCTTGAATAAAATCAGATTTACAAAACAGCTTAAATACTAaacttatatgtatgtatatttcttTCGGttcgtaatttgtttttttaaagcctTCTGTTGGTGATCGTACACTAGTCGCTGCATTTCCAACTTTGAAAATGGAATTGCAAAATTTTGCAAACCTGTCTATTGCAGGAACGTTTTATTATTGCTCCATCATGATTAATCCAATTTGGTAAATGACGTTTCAATGCATGGCGAAATAATTAAACGCTCCGGGCATGCATCAGGGGGTCCGTCAATGTCTTCCATGTTCAAACAGCTGAAAATTGAAAGGGTTATCGTTTTTTGACAGCTCAGcaggaaaataaattaacggACAAAGGTCGCTGTTATTCTCTCTGGtagagttttaaattgttttgatatagtgtaaaataattatagtaagcAGGACACAATCATGTGTTTACGCGTTTGCAGTCTCGGCAGGCGACAAGCTGcattttaaggaaaaataaagttgctttttatattttgggcCAAATTAAGCACCATTTTAATCACAGTCTAGTTATTGCTATAAAACAATTGTACTAATATTAATTGGTAACAAAAGACAGATTTAACTAGCATTTTACTCAAAGCGGAATTGGCTGATGGTGGAAAATTCGACTTACTAAGGTGTTCGCGACTGATCAGTCAAACATAAACACTCAGCATTAGAATAATTCGTTTTAGCTCATCATTCATTGTCATCAAATTGTTCATCTGAGTAAAATTatagagtttaaaaatatagacaGTAGAGGGCACAATTTTATCCCAATATTTATAGCGCAGCAGTGGGgagggtgattctccggaaaaaaataacacaagttaacgtcgtcattatcctcaccacacttttgatactgcagattgatgtattctatattatttttatccgaGTTCGTAAAGTACTCAGGCTATTAatagataacttaaaaaaattaaaaatttagtactacagttacttagaccagttggtgaggataatgacgacgttaacttgtgttatttttttctggagaatcacccgggAACGACAGGCTAAGAAAAAGCTACGGGTTGCACTCCGAgagtgccggcagaagtgaaaacttgaatattaacgtTGTGGATATTTTATATTCTGGTAATGGTTAGGGAATAATTTTGCacgaattgtttttattatcactattaaataactatcatttatgtggtagaatacaatacttatttatttcgttatcgATGCAGTATTGTGCTAAAGAAGTTTTTGTCTTACGAATTTTCGATCAGGTCACGTGTCCTGACGCGAGTTTGGCAGTTTTTACTCATTACAAATAAAGTATACAACGCGGTAaaaaagttttcacttcaaaataaagcaaacaGGTACCTTTATTTTGTTGAACCAGAAATGCCCGGACACGTACGCTCCAGTCTGCGGAGTGCCGGGAGCCAATACCAATTATCCTTCGGTCGTGTTTAAAAACCACTGCTTCATGGATGTCGCTCAGTGCAAGATTGTAACGGAGGAACTAAGTAGCTCGGTGCACACTGCAGGTCAGTGccaataattattaacaataccTACTACATCCAAAGCAGGTATAAAATGGTTCCACGTTGGGAGGTAGTGTGGTGGTTCGAACCTGAGACAAcacaatattgaatattttgttcatCTTAAGGTCAAGAGCACAATAAATCTCATTTCAATGTTATAAGGATTCAAATTCAAAGAGTCACATAGTCTTAACAAAGAGTTATAGATGTAATGTCAATTTCGTTCGAAACAATTTTAATCGTTCTTCAGACATGAGACTAGCAaagactttattttctttaatcgacgcctaattaattttgatttataaaattttcttttttttataagctgCTTACTTTAAGAGTCTTAACGATGGTAATTGGAAATATCTGGAAATAACTACTTAAGTGGATCACTCgatttttaagcattttttctttttcaattattttgttattgagtTACGAGTATGATTCTCTTATTTATCCATACATTTGATTTTATCTTATCATAATTGCGATGTTGCATAACTTTTctactaaatattaaatcatttaataatgtggTAACAATTAAACCGAATTTTTACCATAATTATTAAGTCACTTaatgttacttaattaattcaataaacgCTTATTATGTGATCGTAATTGTGTAGCGGAAGTGTCTCGCTTGCAACGGAATAATTAAAAGCTTAAGCCACAATAATTTCTATATCCACACGAGACGCTATTATCATAGCCGGACAAATTGAATTGCTTCCTGTATGGACTCTCAAAAGCCTCCACCTGAAGAGTTCCTAATCTGATTAACTCAATACTGAAACAGAAAGTTACTCAATCTGTATAAATTAGTCTCAAGCATAGGATAACTGAAAGTTTGTTTGGGCTGTGCAAGGCATGAACAATCTGAGTACCCGTCCCCCCATAAAGTTACCGAGGAGGAAACGAGATAGCACACTACACCGCGTAGAGCGGcttctcccttccacaactggAAGTGTCAACTTGAGAGCCACTGTTGATGTGAACATAAAACTAATCCATTACCTGTTCAAAACAAGCTTTCAACATTATTACGTACATGCACTTTCAAATCAAACTAAAGAGATATGAAATGACATTGTCCAATGAATGTTACTTTTCATCTCAAAGGCCATTTGTAGATCgagaaataattttacaatcgaacaaaaacatttctattcctttaaataaaaataattttaagaggGACGAACACATTTTCTTATAATCTTTCTAGCATCtatatttaagttttgatatttaatattggTACTTTATTAGTTTCCGTACCTTAAGGATAaagacgggcctgttggtctagtggttagcgaccctgactgctataccggaggtcgtgggttcgattcccgcccaggacaaatcttgtgtgatgagcatgaacatttgttctggtgtctgggtgtaatttatctataatatgtatgtatttagaaatatataagtaagtttatcagttgtctggttaccataacacaagctctgcttagcttgggatcagataaccgtgtgtgagttgtcccaggatatacatatatatgtattatatatatatatcaacaGACACAAtcaaaaaacgtaataaatcaTTGTCGTGagtccatttattttatttcgcatATTAATCAGCTTTaacttcaaatcaaaataagtataaatattaatttcgatAGGTAACAACGTTGTAATTTACAAAAGCATTTTCTGCTAATGGTATTTGCTAATTTGACGTATTTCAAGAGCTTATGATATGATGCGGTTGTGGTTTTATCGGATATTAAAATAGAGAACGATTCTGTCATTCCAAATATTGCAATTCAATTAGTCGGTACGAAATGTTATTGGATTTCAGGGGAGACAGAGCCGGTTGAAGTACCCTTTGAAACAAGCtgattattgataaaataattattgaaatacgtatgCATTTGGAAGGCTACatcgtaattatttattcagacATTTAAATCAACTTATTTGTTTTCTGGTAAGTAATTAAGACGTTATATCGTCCTTTAACTACTCAATATCAGTCTTGATTATAACACAGAATATTGGTTTAAATACTAATTACATGAAGTACCATTAATACTGTTTTGCAAGGGAATAGGGATAATTAGTTTCGGAATTGCTTGCTGATATCGGAATTTCACGTGATTCCGATATGAGCAAGCGCATTTCCAAAGTGGCTCTCGATACGTAATGATACAAAGCTGGTTCCTAGTATTGAATATTGCTACGCCATACTCATGGGGAGTATGACACgccaattaatattgaaatggaTGTTAACACACGATCTCAGTACGTTACATAACAGAGTTGACATGTTACTCGTAGGTACATTTAGCAAATtgaacatacaaataaatagaatggtttACATCTTTCTTTTATTGCCTTGCCGTATCTAGACTTAGTCTTCAATTCACAAGAGACATTTGAATTGATTTACTGAtgggacaattttttttcaaatattattgttaatatccTTTACATgagttagaaaaaaaatacatttaccgAACAACAAACAtcataaaaacatattacaaaataaaccaTCGAATATTCAGCTCAAAACGAAAACCGAACTGAATTAATATTCACTTTGTGCATAGAATATTAAAGCAATAACGTGcgctgcaaaataaaatataaaacctccaTGTTAATAATTCTGTATATTCTGTAGCAGGGATGTAATAAATTCGAAATAAATGCATCACTAAAGGATATTACCCCTCGAGCGCCACGTTCATAATCCT contains:
- the LOC113502013 gene encoding uncharacterized protein LOC113502013 isoform X1 — protein: MEFCGGPRIIHKSSDFEKTQFDKECPDCSETSEPPVCGIRQDGEGYRLRTFRNKCELTKHNCVKGTHFFVTEFYLCNDDKPAAYDNDVTQKEGPAKEAQTIEKLKKIKPLVIVSGSMIDKNNINESIDNFFASTHLVNMPLKQQFLNESTRKVFASILGPRVIFTPWTTKPKNVSTDYLHMPLVKTCFHKCPTKCPDTYAPVCGVPGANTNYPSVVFKNHCFMDVAQCKIVTEELSSSVHTAGYLECAFVFCLGDQLGQVYRLLPVLRTLQHLGRIKKKGRFKYKIRNLRFLSNFIKHPGNVNIMG
- the LOC113502013 gene encoding uncharacterized protein LOC113502013 isoform X2, which gives rise to MEFCGGPRIIHKSSDFEKTQFDKECPDCSETSEPPVCGIRQDGEGYRLRTFRNKCELTKHNCVKGTHFFVTEFYLCNDDKPAAYDNDVTQKEGPAKEAQTIEKLKKIKPLVIVSGSMIDKNNINESIDNFFASTHLVNMPLKQQFLNESTRKVFASILGPRVIFTPWTTKPKNVSTDYLHMPLVKTCFHKCPTKCPDTYAPVCGVPGANTNYPSVVFKNHCFMDVAQCKIVTEELSSSVHTAGETEPVEVPFETS